The bacterium genomic interval ACTGGCCGACGCCGGGGCGGTGCTTGCCGCCGAGCACGAGCGCCTGGCCGAGGCCCAGCGCGCGCTGCGGAGCGAGGCAGAGCAACTCACACAGGCGCGGCAGGCCCTCCACGCGGACGCCGCGCGCGTCGCGGCCCTCCAAGCGGAACTCACCGCGGAAGGCGCTCGGCTGACCGAGGCGCGCGGGGCGGTCGAGGAGGAGCAGGCGCGTCTGATCGCCCTCCGGCAAGACTGGGAAGGGCGTGAAGCGCACCTGGCCCAGGAGCGCGCTGCCCTGTCGTCGGAGCGGGCGCGCCTCGCCGCGGAGCACGAGCGCCTGGCCGACGCCCAGCGCGCGCTGCGGAGCGAGGCAGAACAGCTCACGCAGGCGCGGCAGACGCTCACCACCGACGCCGCGCGCGTCGCGGCCCTCCAGGCGGAACTCACCACAGGAGGCCTTCGGCTGACCGAGGCCCGCGAGCACCTGACCGTGGAGCGCACGCAACTGGCGGACCTCCAGGCCAAACTGGACGCGGCCGAAACCGTGCTGGACCGCGACCGCAAGTCGCTGGAAACCGAGGACGCACGAATCTTCGCAGCCCGGCAGGAACTGGAAGCCGCGCGGGCACAGATGCGCGAGGCCGACACGGCGCAGTCCGGTCTCGTCCTCTCCGAACAGCGGCGGCTCGCCGATGCCCGCCGGGCGGTTGAGGAGGAGCAGGCGCGTCTGATCGCCCTCCGGCACGAGTGTGAAGGCGGCGAGGCGCGCCTGGCCCAGGAGCGCGCCGCCTTGACGGCGGAGCGAGCGCGCCTCGCCGCCGAGCAGGCTTCGCACACAGCGGAGGTAGAACGCCTGGCGCAGGCCCAGCGCCAACTCGAAGGCGAGCGGGCGCAGTTGAGCGAGATCCATGAGGTCGGAAAGGACGAGCAGCTCCGGCTCGCCGCGGAACGGATGTCGCTTCAGACCGAGAACCGGCGACTGGCCGATGCCGAGGCGGCGCTCGCCGCCGAGCACGAGCGCCTGGCCGACGCCCAGCGCGCGCTGCGGAGCGAGACAGACCAGCTCACACATGCACGGCAGACGCTCGACGCCGACGCCGCCCGCGTCGCGGCCCTCCAGGCGGAACTCACCGCAGAAGGCGCCCGGCTGACCGAGACCCGCGAGCGCCTGAACGCGGAGCGCACGCAACTGAAGGACGTCCAGACCAAACTGGACGCGACCGAACCCGTGCTGGACCGCGCCCGCAGGTCGCCGGAGACGGAGAACGCACGAATCTCCGCCGCTCGGCAGGAACCGAAGGTTCCACAAGATCCGGCGGCCGAGGCGGACATCAAAAGATCGCAGCAATGGCGAAGCGAGAGACCCGCCGCTCCGGCGCCAAAGTCAGGCGAAGCGACCTATCGGACGCTCGTTCAGCGCATCGGCGCCCCGGAGGCGGAAGACGACGACAGGCAGATCGCCGTGGTGGCAGACCTGCTCGACGCGCGAAATGGGTGCGCCGAAGGCTACAGCAAGTGCCTTGTGGGATGGGTGGAAACTCTGGCGCGCGAGCTTTCCTGTTCCGAGTCGGATGTTCAGGCGGTACGCCGTGCGGCCCTGCTCCATGGTATCGGCACGATCGACGTGCCCGAGTCGACCTTGAGACTGTCTTCGGATGTGAACGCGGACGAACAGGCCATGCTCCGTGAGCAACCGGTCGTTGCCTTTCGAATGCTCAACGGCATCGTGTGGTTGCGTCCCGCCGCCGCGATTCTGCGCCGTCGCTTCGAGCGGTGGGACGGGACCGGCCATCCGGATCGGCTCCAGGAAAATGCGATTCCCCTCGGGGCGCGGATGCTGGCGGTCGTCGAAGCCTATGGGGCGATGGTCATGGGCCGTCCTGGGGCTCCGACATTGTCCTCTCGTGACGCGATCACCGGTCTCAAGCGCGGGGCCGGCACGCGGTTCGATCCCGCGATCGTCGGCGCGTTCTGCCAAATTATCAGGCGCGCTCGGGTGGGGCGGGTAGCCGCGCATGACAGTGTGGTAGCGCAGCTGAAAGACATGGCGACGAATGTCCGTAGACCGGCACCGATGAACCGAGAGGATGATCCGCCCCACGACTCTTGGTAGCCGCGCGTGGGGTGAGCGTTGAATCAAGAGTCTATGTCGTTGCGGTATTGGGCATACACATCTGGCTGTGCCCCACGGCGGGCCCGCGCATAGCTACGCCAGGGACGGACGGTATGACGCAACTGTTGCGGGTTCTAGTGGCGACCGCGGACGAGAACGCGCGTGCACTGATCATGCGCACGATCGCGGAGTGCCCGGGGCTTCGGGTAGTCGCTCAGGTAGCCACCGAGGAGGCGCTCCTCGAAACGGTCGAGCGCCGCCGGCCCCAACTGATCTTCCTCTCGACAGATCTCGCGGGCGGCGGGGGCCTTGATCTGGCCGGCACCCTCTCACGCAAATACCCGGGCCTTTT includes:
- a CDS encoding HD domain-containing phosphohydrolase, with the protein product MRARLVAASEALARATSAESAAAAAGSALVSLTGADHAAVFFRSTNGVVTCPWYYHLSEGYVRELITPEGENPWIHLVRHPELACMDLPRGGHKRAPAPWLLPDVCELPIRYAVRRRVQREGMRSICSWPLTRAGRTIGVLAYYYDTPHISSVTEQEILRVFASQAAMAVEHGITARGITARAPDWSAARAETPVHNPVRLRAGLEIEAVRLAETLREQDLGVERPPLTDEAGLLPAESRRLADAGAVLAAEHERLAEAQRALRSEAEQLTQARQALHADAARVAALQAELTAEGARLTEARGAVEEEQARLIALRQDWEGREAHLAQERAALSSERARLAAEHERLADAQRALRSEAEQLTQARQTLTTDAARVAALQAELTTGGLRLTEAREHLTVERTQLADLQAKLDAAETVLDRDRKSLETEDARIFAARQELEAARAQMREADTAQSGLVLSEQRRLADARRAVEEEQARLIALRHECEGGEARLAQERAALTAERARLAAEQASHTAEVERLAQAQRQLEGERAQLSEIHEVGKDEQLRLAAERMSLQTENRRLADAEAALAAEHERLADAQRALRSETDQLTHARQTLDADAARVAALQAELTAEGARLTETRERLNAERTQLKDVQTKLDATEPVLDRARRSPETENARISAARQEPKVPQDPAAEADIKRSQQWRSERPAAPAPKSGEATYRTLVQRIGAPEAEDDDRQIAVVADLLDARNGCAEGYSKCLVGWVETLARELSCSESDVQAVRRAALLHGIGTIDVPESTLRLSSDVNADEQAMLREQPVVAFRMLNGIVWLRPAAAILRRRFERWDGTGHPDRLQENAIPLGARMLAVVEAYGAMVMGRPGAPTLSSRDAITGLKRGAGTRFDPAIVGAFCQIIRRARVGRVAAHDSVVAQLKDMATNVRRPAPMNREDDPPHDSW